CAAATAAAGCAATAACACCAAAAGCCATTTTTTGAATCATACTGGCCTTTTTCAAACTCTCATTTACTGATGCAAAAAACTTAGTAATCAAATTGCCCAAAATGTCTAGCTCCTTAACGAATATTAATTACATCTTGATAAGCCTTTATACTTTTCTCAACAATAGCTTTTGTAATACTTAAATTCATATTAGCCTTAGCCATTGCTATTACAATATCATGCACATCAATACTATTTGGGTGCAAAATAGCTTGCTGTGACATTTCAAATACATTTAATTGACTATTATTCACCTCAGATATCAAATTAAAGAATAACTCTTTAAAAGTTTTAGCCTTTTCCTCATGCTTAACATCAAAATCAGAAAAATTTCTATCAAAATGCAAAGGATTTTTACGAATTAAATAAATATTATTATCTGCAAAAAAAGAATCTACTTTCATTTTCTACAAACCCCCCTCTAATTCTGCAGTATTGATAATGCACTTCTAAACATTGCTTTACTACTATTAATGACAGTAGAATTTGCCTCATAAGAACGGGCAGCAGATATCATATCTACCATCTCTTCAACGGCATTCACATTAGGAAATTCCACATAACCTCTTAGATCTCCAGACTTTATTGCATCAGGATGAGTAGGATCATACTTTAGCTTTAAAGGAGACTTGTCTTTCTCAATACCAGCAACTCTTACACCTTGACCAACCCCATTATCAAGATAATCAGGAATAAAAGGGCCCTTCCAATATGGACTTACAACCCTTGGAGCAAAAATTATTCTCTGTCTCCTATAAGAGCCCCCTTCAGAAGTTCTAGTAGTCTCCACATTTGCAATATTATTTGCAATAACATCTAGCCTTAATCTTTGAGCTGTTAAACCTGTTGAAGCAGTATTAATACTTGAAAATAATCCCATATATAATATCCCTTAAGGTTATAGTTTATTTTATTACAATATTTACACTTTTAAAATGATGGGCCTGAATATTTGTAAACAAGTTATACATCATTTGATTCTGAAAAAGGTTTTTCATCTCAGAATCAATATCAACATTATTGCCATTGTTATTAAAAGTAGAAAGATAATCAAGCATTCTGCGAGGTTTAACGTCTAAATACTCTAATTCTTTAAAGCCATCTAAATGTTTATCATTACCTTTTACCAAAGCTAAATTACTTGCTCTTTCACTTAAAATTGCTTGTTCAAATTCAGCTTCAAAAGTGACTTTACTCCTCTTAAAATTCGGAGTATCTACATTTGCAATATTATCAGCCATTACACTTTGTCTTAAACTAAGAACATCTAAATACCTATGTGTCAAATCGATTGATCTTTCAAAATTATTCAAGCTAGTACCCTCACATTAAAAACTAACTTTTACTATATTATATAATAATTTAAGTCTTTTTGTTCGTTAATTTTGATTTTTTCATTAACATAATCCAAATTTATTTCGACTCTTTTTAACTTGCTACCGGGAGCCTCGAAAAAAAGATCGGCAAGAATCTTTTCCATGACCCCATGCAACCTTCTTGCTCCGAGATTTTCTCCCTCAGAATTCATATCAAAGGCAAGCTCAGCTATTCTATCAACTGCCTCTTCACTAAATGTTAAAGTCAAATCATAAACTTTAAACATTGCAACATATTGCCTTATTAAGGAATTTTTAGTGTGCTTTAAAATATTTTTGAAGTCACCCACACTTAAGCTCTTAAGCTCAACTTTAATTGGAAACCTACCCTGAAGCTCCGGTATTAAATCAGACGGTTTTGACAAATTAAAAGCACCTGCAGCAATAAACAAAATATGAGAAGTATCTACTATACCATATTTCGTATTAACCTTAGAACCCTCAACAATTGGCAAAATATCTCTCTGAACACCTTCTCTGGATACATCATTTCCAGTCCTATTTTTAGTAACTATCTTATCGATTTCATCAATAAAAACAATTCCCATATTCTCAACTCTTGATTTAGCAATCTCTACAATATTCTCATGATCAACTAATTTATCAAGTTCTTCAGATATGATTATTTCCCTGGCTTTTTTGATTTTCAACTCCCTTCGCTTCTTCCTATCAAATATATTATTAATTAACCCTCCAATACTCATATCAATCTCTTCAAAATTACTACCAGAAAATATCTCTATAGTAGAAACAGGCATCTTGCCTGAAACATAAACATCAATAAGATTGTCATCAATAGCCCCACTTTTTAATTGTTTTCTAAACTTTTCTCTTAATTGTTCACGAACCCTTTTTTCCTCATCACTTGCATTATCATCCTCAGAACTCTCAGAAGCTTTTAAAAGTTTATCGATAATTCTCTCTTCAGCACGCTTAATAGCCTCTTCACGAACAGAATCATACATTTCTTCTCTGACCATATTCACTGCAATACTCATCAAATCACGAATCATAGACTCAACATCACGACCCACATAACCTACCTCAGTATATTTTGTAGCTTCAACTTTAATGAAAGGAGCCTTAATAAATTTCGAAAGCCTTCTTGCAATTTCAGTTTTACCTATTCCAGTTGACCCAACCATAATAATATTTTTAGGCATTACATCATCCCTTATTTCTTTAGGAAGCTTAGATCTTATATACCTATTAACAAGAGCAATTGAAACCAATTTTTTGGCTTCGACTTGTCCTATTATATATTTATCTAATTCTGCAACAATCTCTTTAGGTACTATATTTTGATTTTCAATCTTATCCATTAACTAATCTCCTCAAGTACAATATTTGAGTTTGTATATATACAAACTCTTGCTGCCACCTTTAAAGACTTAAAAGCAATATCAGAAGCACTTAATTTTTTATTTTCCATATAAGCAAGCGCCGCTGAATATGCATAATTTCCTCCACTACCAATTGATATTACATCCTCTTCAGGTTCGACAACATCTCCAGTACCTGAAATTAATAAAATATTCTCAGAATCAGCGACAAGCATCATTGCTTCAAGTTTATGAAGTATTTTGTCAGATCTCCAATCTTTAGCAAGCTCCACAGCAGCCCTTTTAATATCAATAATTCCATCTTCTCTAGCTTTAACTTTTTCCTCAAATTTCTCAAAAAGAGTAATAGCATCAGAAGTTGAACCTGCAAATCCTGCTAAAATTTTTCCATTAACTAATTTTCTTATTTTTACAGCATTGGACTTTAAAACAGTATATCCAAAAGTTACTTGCCCATCTGCTGCTACTACAGTTTTCCCTCCCCTCCTTATTGCAATAACCGTAGTTCCTTTAAAACTCATGATATCCCCCCCTATTTAGATATTTCATTCAATAATTCATTAATAAGCATACTCGATATATCTTTACCTACACAACAGACATCTAAATCACCACCAATTTCTGGCTCATTATAATGAACATTTAATATCCTATAAAGATCTGGTACTGATTTTATCTCTTGAGCTCCAGAATCATATAAAATCCTAGCACCATCACCAGAATAATCAATGTTATAGACATAAATATCAAGACCTAAATCAAGTCCAAGCTCAGCAGTAATCAAGGCCCCTGATTTCCTCGGTGCATAGGTAATAAAAATAGCATCCGAAAGACCAGCTACTATTCTATTCCTCTTTGCAAAAAAGTAACTCTGTATCCTCTCATAAGGCAAAGTTTCAGTAAGAACACCTCCACCATTTTCTAAAAGACTAGCGACATATTTCCTATTTCGCTTTGGATAAATATTATCAATATCTGTCGCAATAACTGCATATGTTCTTTTTCCCTCATTGATTGCACCTAGATGTGCTGCAATATCAGCTCCTATTGCAAATCCAGATATGACCTCCACATGATTACTAACAAGGTGAGATGACAACTCTTTAATTTTATCGACCAAATCCCTACTGATTTGCCTTGAACCAACAACAGCCCACGACAAGAAATTAGGGCTTGGAAGATTACCCTTATAATAAACAGCAAATGGAGGGTCATAAATCCTCTTAAGCTTTAAAGGATAATCTTTAGAGCCAAGACTCACAACCTTTGCACCTGTTTTATTAATAATTTTTTGCTGCAATTCTACCAATTTTAAATTAGGAAGTCTATGAATTTTTCTAAAATCTCTAGATAAATAATTAGAAATATCTTTTAAACTTAACTTACAAAGATCACTTAAATCAAAAGCATTAAAAATCTTAAGTTTTTCTTCACTCCTTAAGAACCTTAAATTATCAACATAAATCAATTTAAACATAAAAGTTACTTAAAATTATTCATTATTTTATCAACTCCCTCTATTTGCTCTTGAGTTGAAGCTTTACTCTTTGCCTTTCTGTAAAACAATAAAGCATTATCAAAATCTCCAAGAGAATAATAATTTGCACCTCGCAACATAAAAAATTCAAAATAATCCTCTCCCATAGACTCAAGCTTACTTAAATATCTCTTAGCTTCTAACTGTTTATCAAGATCATAAACATACATAGTAGAGAGAGCAAAAATAGCTTCCTTAAAATCACCTTTAATAGAAATTGATTTTAAAAAAGAATTCTCGGCAAGAATGAAATACTCCTCAATTTTTTCTTTAGTCGCCATCCCTTTAGCTAAATTATAAGAAGAAATTCCTATATAAAAATGCGAAAAATAATTATCTGGCCCATACTCTAAATTTTTATTAAAATACTCAATAGCAGGTCCATATTGACCAAGCTTAATAAGTTCAAGTCCAATTAAACTAAAAAATCTAGCCTTTTTATCAATGGAATTTATTACTTTTAAAATATTTTGCTCTTCTTTATCAATAAATTCCTTATAAACTTCAATTTTTTCTAACGACTTCCCCCCTGCTAGCTCGATTTCTCTTATTCTAAGTCCAAGATTGACTTTTTCCTTAGATCTATCTCCACAAGAAACTAAAAACAAAAATATTAACGCCCATTTTTTCATTCAATTGTCACTACTCTTTTTATTTAAATTTCTAAGAAATGTAGGAACATCAATATCATCTTCAAAATAATTAACACTTCTTGACTTAGCTATAAAATTATCATTAGCCTCATAAGCACTCCCTGAAGCATCTTGACTACCTGACATTAAACTATCAAACTCTTTTGAACTTAAAGTATTATTTTCAAGAGTTCCAGACAAATCACTCTGCCTCTTAGAAGAAAAACCAGTAGCAACAACTGTAACATAAATTTCATCATCAAGATTTGAGTTAATTGCATGACCATATATTACGGTAGCTTCATCATCAACACTAGCAGTAATTATTCCCATAATTTCTTCAAGCTCAAGCAATGAAAAATCTTCACCTCCGGTTATATTAACAAGAAGCCCTTTAGAACCTTCTATTCTAACTTCTTCAAGCAAAGGATTACTAATAGCAGAAGTGGCTGCATCAACTGCTCTATTTTCACCTTTACCATAACCAATACCCATTAAAGCATCACCTTGTCCTTGCATAATGCTCTTAACATCAGCAAAATCAATATTAACTTCGCCGTGCTCAATAATAAGACCTGCAATTCCCTGAACACCCATTCTTAAAACATCATCAGCTCTCTTGAAGGCATCCTTAATTGTAGTTCGCTTATCAACAACAGTTAAAAGTTTTTGATTTGGAATAATAATTAAAGTATCAACAGATTTTCTTAAGTTGTTTATTCCCTGCTCAGCTAGACGCATTTTTTTAGGACCTTCAAATTTAAAAGGCTTAGTAACAACTCCAACAGTTAAAATTCCAAGTTCTTTCGCTACTTGAGCAATAACAGGAGCTGCTCCTGTTCCAGTACCTCCACCCATCCCAGCAGTAATAAACACCATATCAGCACCTGCTAGATGATTCTTAATAATATCAATATCTTCTTCTGCCGCAGCTTGTCCAATTTCAGGTCTACCACCGGCTCCAAGACCTGAGGTAACTTTAGCTCCAAGGGCAATCTTTATTGGAGCAATAGAAGTTTGAAGAGCTTGAAGATCAGTATTTGCTACAATAAATTCAACATCCCTCACTCCATATTCAATCATACGATTGACAGCGTTACTACCTCCACCGCCTGCACCAATTACTTTAAGAACCGTAGGATTTGTAGCAGAATCAAACCTTTTTGAATGACTATCAATAATATTATAATCTTTCATTAAACTTCCTCCATGATTGGTCAAAACCACTCCTTCAAAAACCAACCTTTCAATTTTGAAGATATTTTACTTTGTTTCTTAGATTTATTATTTCCTTTATTTAATTTATTGAATTTTTGCTGTTCATGTTTATAAAGAACAAGACCAAGAGCTGAAGAAAATTTGGGATCAATATATTCCTCTCCAACTCCATTAATATTCATTGGAAATCCTATTCTTGATGGATATTTAAATATCTCTTCTGTTAAATTAGAAAGACCAGGAAACAAAGTTCCTCCTCCAGTTAAAACAATTCCCCCATTAATCTTATTATAAAAACCTCGTTTCATTATTTCAGCTTTTATCATCTCAAAAATCTCGCTTAGTCTTGAACTAATTATTATAGCCAATTCTTTTCGACTCTTCTCTTGAGGCGGTCTAGTCCCAAGATTAGGAATAATAACGCTCTCCATTTGACTCTCAAGGGCAGAAATATGAGCAACGCCAGCTGTTATTTTAATATTTTCAGCAACATCTTCAGGTACTTTCCATACCTGTGCAATATCAAGAGTAACTCTATTTGCGCCAATAGGAATTACACCAGTATAATAAGGAGAACCATCAACATAAAGAATTATGTCTGTTGTACCTTTACCCATATCAACAAACAAAACACCCATTTCTCTCTCTTCCTTAGATAAAGTAGCATAAGATGAGGCCAAGCTTCCAAGAACAACTTCATCAACAGAAAATCCAGCACGATTAACACATCTAACTAAATTTTGACTCGAAGAACTAGATCCCGTAATAATATGCACCTCACCTTCAAGACGAATTCCCATCATATCTATTGGATTTTTTATATGAGGAATTCCATCCACAATAAATTCTTGAGGAATCACATGTAAAATTTCTCTATCCATCGGAATTACAATTGCTTTAGCAGCTTCAATAACACGCTCAACATCTTCATTATCAATTTCTCTAGTTTTTGAATTTATTGCAACAACCCCACGAGAATTAGTACCTTCAATGCTACTACCCGACATAGAAACAGAAAGAGTATTAATATCACACCCAGAAATAAGCTCAGCAGCCTCAATAGAATTGGAAATTGAATCAAGTGCCGCTTCAATATTTATAAGGACTCCTTTCCTAACGCCTCTTGATACACTAGTGCCTATTCCTACTATTTCTAACTGATTATTCAAATTTACCTCAGCAACAACAGTACAAATCTTGGAAGTTCCAACATCTAATCCTACTATTAAATCTCTAGACACTAATTCTCTCCTAACAAAATGATATCACCACTTCTTAAATCAACAGCACCAGACGTTCCCTTAAGTAAATCAGATATCATGAATACCTTATGCATTACACTTATTAAATTCATATCCGTTGTTATTAATATCTTATTATATATATTTTTTATATACAAAATAATCTTGTAATCATAAAAATTCAACTTCAAAAAATTAATTTCCGATATTAAATTATACAAAGTATTTTGATTTATTTTAACATAGTTAAGGTTCTTTATAATAGCCAGTATTCTATCCTCTAAAAAATCACCAACTTCATTACCATTTAAGTTCAACCCACTAACTATAGGCAAATCATAAATTAAATCTTTACACTTCTCTAAAATTACACCATCTGAAGAAATAAAATAATAGACAAAACCACCATCAATATTCTCATAAGCAGTAACGATAGGAACTCTTCTTTCTATATTAATTCTAATAGTATTAGGAAATTTAAGTTCTACTTTCACATTCTTCACTCTCAAATCCCTCATAATATTTTTCTCATAAGTACTAATATCAGCATCATAATAATAAGTATTAGGTCTAATTCCTGAAATACTTAATATATCTTCTTTAGAAATATGAATACCATCATTAAAACTAATGTACCTAATTAAGAAATAAGGGGAAATAAAAATAATAAAAATAATTTCAAGCAATATGATAGAAATTATTACGTAAATATACATAATCAAAAATTTTCTATAAATCAACATAGATTTAAAATTAAACTACCATTTTGATAAAAATTTAACTATCTACCTTCAATATCTCTAGAAACATTTGCAATAAGTCCAGAAAGCGCCATTGTAACAACAATAGAAGAACCACCTGATGAAAAGAATGGTAAATTTATACCTGTAGGAGGCAAAAGTCCAATCGCAATTAAAATATTCATGATACTTTGAAGAAAAATTGTAAGACTTGAAATAAATGCAATAAAAAACCTAAATCTAGTCTTAGCAAAGATAGCAACAAAATATCCAAAATAAAAAAATAAAAAAAACAATACAATAGCAAAACAAATTCCTAAAAAGCCCAATTCCTCTCCAAGAACAGAAAAAATAAAATCAGAATTAGCCTCAGGAAGTTTACCAAGCTTGATTTCACCCATTCCAAGACCCTTTCCCACAAGACCACCACTCTTTAAAGCATTAAGTGATGCTATTATTTGATATCCCTTTCCCAAAGGATCATCATAAGGATTTAAAAATGCAAAAATTCGAGCAACCCTATAAGGTTCAAATATTAAAAAAAGCATAGAGATCGGAACAAAAGTGAATAAAATAGCAAAAATATATCCTAACGATATTCCAGAAACAAATAAAACAATAAAAAAAAGAATAGCAAAATAAATAGCTGTTGAATAATCATTTTGCAAAATTATAAGCAACCAAAAAATACCAAAAATTAACATAGGTTTAAGCCAATAAAAGATATTATTATCGAACTTTAATCTAAACTTACTCAAATAGCTTGAAAGATAAATCGTAAAAGACACCTTAAAAATCTCTGAAGGCTGAATACTAACTCCTTGTACAAATATCCACCTTTGCGCCCCAGAAATACTAGGGGAAAAAAAAGTTGCCAAAACTAATGTAAAAGTCAAAAGTAGTATAATAGCAACAGTCTCTTTTAAAAAATTTAAAGAAATTCTCTCAAAAATAAAAAACACAGTAAAACTTAAAAGAAGGTATTTAAGTCGCATTAAGAATAGAAAATTAGGATTCCCTGTAAGCTCTAGACTTAAAAAAAATGAGGATGTATAAAATACAATAATACCATAAGCAATAAGAGACCATAAAACAAGCAAATAACATTCCCTAAGATAGGATTTCTCCACAAACATAACGGCCAATTTAAACTCATCTAATCTTAAGAGTACTTAAGGCAATTATAGCAAATATTAGACCCATTATCCAAAATCTAATAACAACCTGCATTTCAGACCACCCAAGTTCTTCGAAATGATGATGAAGCGGTGCCATTTTAAACACTCTTTTCTTAGTTTTCTTATAAACTAAAACTTGAATAATTACAGATAAAGTCTCAACCACAAAAACTCCTGCAAGAATTGCAAAAAGAATCTCACTTTTTAAGATCAAAGCTGTCATTCCGAGAACTGCTCCGATTGAAAGACTACCGGTATCACCCATCATTATTTTAGCAGGATACGCATTAAACCATAAAAAACCAAAACTACCACCAAGCAAAGCTCCAAGAAATATCACAAGCTCTTCAGAACCCTTAATATTTGGAATATTTAAGTAAAACGCAAAATCCACTCTACTTGTAAGATATGCAATTATGACTAAAGCCCCCGTTATAACAATACTAAGTCCAATAGCAAGTCCATCAAGTCCATCTGTCAAATTAAAAGCATTAGAAGCAGATATTAAAATAAACATCCCAAATGGAATATACAAAATCCCCAAATCCAATTTGAGAGACTTAAAAAATGGAAAATAAATTACGCTAACATGCTCTCCGCCAAAATAATAAAGCATAACAACTGAAGTAAAAGAAAATAATATCTGACCATAAATCTTAAACTTAGGATTAAGACCATCTGAATTTTTTCTTTTTATCTTAAGAAAATCATCTATAAATCCTAAGCAGGCAAAACTAACCATGACAAAAAGTATAATTAAAAAGTAAATATTCCAAAGATTAATCCAGAAAATCAAAGAGATTGAAACACAAAAAAAAATAAGAATACCACCCATAGTAGGAACTCCCGCCTTCTCACTTAAATGGCGCTTTGGACCATCTTCCCTTAAAATTTGATCTAGTTTTAGTTTTTTAAGCCTTAAGATAATAAACGGACCAAAAATCAAAGCAAGCAAAAATGCAAAAATAGTAGCATAAGCGGCTCTAAAAGTAATATATTTTAACAATCTAAGACCTAAAAGATAAAACACAAATCCTCCCCCGTTAACCCTTAAAGATAGCCAAGCACCCTTTCAAGCCTATTTGCCCTTGATCCTTTAATAGCAATAAAACATCCAGATTCCAAATTATTCACAAAACAGGCAATAAAATCCGCAAAATTACTAAAGTAAAATAAATTATCTAAGGTTAACTTTTCAATCCTCTTTACTTCTTGAAATTCCTCACCAATTAAAAATACTTTATCAAAATTCATTAAAATAACCTCTTTAACTGCCGTTTTATGTACTTCATACTCAAATTTTCCAAGTTCTTTAAAAGAACCAAGAACAATAAATTTTTTACTTCTAATTTCAAGATCTAAAACCATTTCCTTTAAAGCCATAAATGAACTTAAATTACCATTATAAGAATCATTTAAAACCAAATAGTCCTTTACTCTTAAAAGCTCTGCCCTACCCTTTTGAAAATCAGCATGTATCAGTCCATTACGAATCTCATTCTCGCTAAGTCCAAGCAATAAGGCTAAATTAATACAAGATATTGCATTAAAAATGTTATGCTTACCAGGTAACAAAATAGAGTAATCAAACCCTTTATAAGTAAAATCATAAGAAAATTTCTCATTTAAAAACGTAAATGACCTAATTTGAAGAGCATGAAAATCAAAATAAAAAATATTAATCCCCGAACTAATAGACTTGGCTATATCTCTTAAACGAGAATGATAAGGACAGTTCTCATTCAAGATGACTACCTGAACACTTTCAGTTATTATCTTGCCCTTCTCAGAAGCAACAACTTCTAGATTCTCAAAAGCT
The DNA window shown above is from Borrelia anserina Es and carries:
- the hslV gene encoding ATP-dependent protease subunit HslV, which translates into the protein MSFKGTTVIAIRRGGKTVVAADGQVTFGYTVLKSNAVKIRKLVNGKILAGFAGSTSDAITLFEKFEEKVKAREDGIIDIKRAAVELAKDWRSDKILHKLEAMMLVADSENILLISGTGDVVEPEEDVISIGSGGNYAYSAALAYMENKKLSASDIAFKSLKVAARVCIYTNSNIVLEEIS
- the hslU gene encoding HslU--HslV peptidase ATPase subunit; the protein is MDKIENQNIVPKEIVAELDKYIIGQVEAKKLVSIALVNRYIRSKLPKEIRDDVMPKNIIMVGSTGIGKTEIARRLSKFIKAPFIKVEATKYTEVGYVGRDVESMIRDLMSIAVNMVREEMYDSVREEAIKRAEERIIDKLLKASESSEDDNASDEEKRVREQLREKFRKQLKSGAIDDNLIDVYVSGKMPVSTIEIFSGSNFEEIDMSIGGLINNIFDRKKRRELKIKKAREIIISEELDKLVDHENIVEIAKSRVENMGIVFIDEIDKIVTKNRTGNDVSREGVQRDILPIVEGSKVNTKYGIVDTSHILFIAAGAFNLSKPSDLIPELQGRFPIKVELKSLSVGDFKNILKHTKNSLIRQYVAMFKVYDLTLTFSEEAVDRIAELAFDMNSEGENLGARRLHGVMEKILADLFFEAPGSKLKRVEINLDYVNEKIKINEQKDLNYYII
- the fliE gene encoding flagellar hook-basal body complex protein FliE; translation: MKVDSFFADNNIYLIRKNPLHFDRNFSDFDVKHEEKAKTFKELFFNLISEVNNSQLNVFEMSQQAILHPNSIDVHDIVIAMAKANMNLSITKAIVEKSIKAYQDVINIR
- the mraY gene encoding phospho-N-acetylmuramoyl-pentapeptide-transferase, with the protein product MFYLLGLRLLKYITFRAAYATIFAFLLALIFGPFIILRLKKLKLDQILREDGPKRHLSEKAGVPTMGGILIFFCVSISLIFWINLWNIYFLIILFVMVSFACLGFIDDFLKIKRKNSDGLNPKFKIYGQILFSFTSVVMLYYFGGEHVSVIYFPFFKSLKLDLGILYIPFGMFILISASNAFNLTDGLDGLAIGLSIVITGALVIIAYLTSRVDFAFYLNIPNIKGSEELVIFLGALLGGSFGFLWFNAYPAKIMMGDTGSLSIGAVLGMTALILKSEILFAILAGVFVVETLSVIIQVLVYKKTKKRVFKMAPLHHHFEELGWSEMQVVIRFWIMGLIFAIIALSTLKIR
- the ftsZ gene encoding cell division protein FtsZ, with amino-acid sequence MKDYNIIDSHSKRFDSATNPTVLKVIGAGGGGSNAVNRMIEYGVRDVEFIVANTDLQALQTSIAPIKIALGAKVTSGLGAGGRPEIGQAAAEEDIDIIKNHLAGADMVFITAGMGGGTGTGAAPVIAQVAKELGILTVGVVTKPFKFEGPKKMRLAEQGINNLRKSVDTLIIIPNQKLLTVVDKRTTIKDAFKRADDVLRMGVQGIAGLIIEHGEVNIDFADVKSIMQGQGDALMGIGYGKGENRAVDAATSAISNPLLEEVRIEGSKGLLVNITGGEDFSLLELEEIMGIITASVDDEATVIYGHAINSNLDDEIYVTVVATGFSSKRQSDLSGTLENNTLSSKEFDSLMSGSQDASGSAYEANDNFIAKSRSVNYFEDDIDVPTFLRNLNKKSSDN
- the ftsW gene encoding putative lipid II flippase FtsW produces the protein MLVLWSLIAYGIIVFYTSSFFLSLELTGNPNFLFLMRLKYLLLSFTVFFIFERISLNFLKETVAIILLLTFTLVLATFFSPSISGAQRWIFVQGVSIQPSEIFKVSFTIYLSSYLSKFRLKFDNNIFYWLKPMLIFGIFWLLIILQNDYSTAIYFAILFFIVLFVSGISLGYIFAILFTFVPISMLFLIFEPYRVARIFAFLNPYDDPLGKGYQIIASLNALKSGGLVGKGLGMGEIKLGKLPEANSDFIFSVLGEELGFLGICFAIVLFFLFFYFGYFVAIFAKTRFRFFIAFISSLTIFLQSIMNILIAIGLLPPTGINLPFFSSGGSSIVVTMALSGLIANVSRDIEGR
- the flgB gene encoding flagellar basal body rod protein FlgB, which codes for MNNFERSIDLTHRYLDVLSLRQSVMADNIANVDTPNFKRSKVTFEAEFEQAILSERASNLALVKGNDKHLDGFKELEYLDVKPRRMLDYLSTFNNNGNNVDIDSEMKNLFQNQMMYNLFTNIQAHHFKSVNIVIK
- the murF gene encoding UDP-N-acetylmuramoyl-tripeptide--D-alanyl-D-alanine ligase; this encodes MDIKIGDIVESLDDIKFIGYSSSMQRFVSFYSLDSREINAENSSASLYFAYKGDKIDGFCFVEYLIGVGVRCFVCSKDCEHLCVEYLNRNKDLVFLLTSNVVIFLQNLAAHFIKRTSFKRIAITGSNGKTTTKEMLYSILSEKYKTCKTWGNLNSDIGLPLSVLRTKGDEEYAVFEVGISYVGEMNLLAKILNPEIVIVTNVSYAHMQAFENLEVVASEKGKIITESVQVVILNENCPYHSRLRDIAKSISSGINIFYFDFHALQIRSFTFLNEKFSYDFTYKGFDYSILLPGKHNIFNAISCINLALLLGLSENEIRNGLIHADFQKGRAELLRVKDYLVLNDSYNGNLSSFMALKEMVLDLEIRSKKFIVLGSFKELGKFEYEVHKTAVKEVILMNFDKVFLIGEEFQEVKRIEKLTLDNLFYFSNFADFIACFVNNLESGCFIAIKGSRANRLERVLGYL
- the flgC gene encoding flagellar basal body rod protein FlgC, with product MGLFSSINTASTGLTAQRLRLDVIANNIANVETTRTSEGGSYRRQRIIFAPRVVSPYWKGPFIPDYLDNGVGQGVRVAGIEKDKSPLKLKYDPTHPDAIKSGDLRGYVEFPNVNAVEEMVDMISAARSYEANSTVINSSKAMFRSALSILQN
- the dprA gene encoding DNA-processing protein DprA, producing the protein MFKLIYVDNLRFLRSEEKLKIFNAFDLSDLCKLSLKDISNYLSRDFRKIHRLPNLKLVELQQKIINKTGAKVVSLGSKDYPLKLKRIYDPPFAVYYKGNLPSPNFLSWAVVGSRQISRDLVDKIKELSSHLVSNHVEVISGFAIGADIAAHLGAINEGKRTYAVIATDIDNIYPKRNRKYVASLLENGGGVLTETLPYERIQSYFFAKRNRIVAGLSDAIFITYAPRKSGALITAELGLDLGLDIYVYNIDYSGDGARILYDSGAQEIKSVPDLYRILNVHYNEPEIGGDLDVCCVGKDISSMLINELLNEISK
- the ftsA gene encoding cell division protein FtsA, producing MSRDLIVGLDVGTSKICTVVAEVNLNNQLEIVGIGTSVSRGVRKGVLINIEAALDSISNSIEAAELISGCDINTLSVSMSGSSIEGTNSRGVVAINSKTREIDNEDVERVIEAAKAIVIPMDREILHVIPQEFIVDGIPHIKNPIDMMGIRLEGEVHIITGSSSSSQNLVRCVNRAGFSVDEVVLGSLASSYATLSKEEREMGVLFVDMGKGTTDIILYVDGSPYYTGVIPIGANRVTLDIAQVWKVPEDVAENIKITAGVAHISALESQMESVIIPNLGTRPPQEKSRKELAIIISSRLSEIFEMIKAEIMKRGFYNKINGGIVLTGGGTLFPGLSNLTEEIFKYPSRIGFPMNINGVGEEYIDPKFSSALGLVLYKHEQQKFNKLNKGNNKSKKQSKISSKLKGWFLKEWF
- a CDS encoding cell division protein FtsQ/DivIB, yielding MLIYRKFLIMYIYVIISIILLEIIFIIFISPYFLIRYISFNDGIHISKEDILSISGIRPNTYYYDADISTYEKNIMRDLRVKNVKVELKFPNTIRINIERRVPIVTAYENIDGGFVYYFISSDGVILEKCKDLIYDLPIVSGLNLNGNEVGDFLEDRILAIIKNLNYVKINQNTLYNLISEINFLKLNFYDYKIILYIKNIYNKILITTDMNLISVMHKVFMISDLLKGTSGAVDLRSGDIILLGEN